One genomic region from Candida albicans SC5314 chromosome 6, complete sequence encodes:
- a CDS encoding uncharacterized protein (Ortholog(s) have DNA binding activity), whose translation MKENQHESGAHALLKLGTKRENDNDNEAAQNNHINDAVEAAVMKYVGGTLGSHDSKKKRKHDADDYAFAQWTGFLDDNFMNEASSDAVAPSSTPPKKKKKKDKKKDKEKDKEKKKDKEKKKEKKKKKEKKKKKEKKKDKKDKKKKKKHRHRDHDEHAKNEEGPEQGDELTRHIEVEDSAVKENADTGYAADRNTVEKSTEERNIKVRNVDQGNTRAGPTVEEKNQFHDIDEAQSKLIEAAIQNAHGLTHELNEAQEQRILEAANEVVASESFLNNDITLPNMGSQSNFSFTLNTFPVPVTATQDETKTRKRDIPKEPHKLPEYDFSTLSDVQTLTKDIYKKTLEWYNQNVKPEDRKKPRAFSPEEESYLDYYLAGYCHLTKMNREDLCQRVWASGVIKDGFWRNIYKVFSYRSVSSVYKHVRRKFHIFDVRAKWTKSDDEQLKQLTLTYPSKWKQIGELMGRMPEDCRDRYRNYLVVGENRKKSNWTQDEVDKLMAIVDEQLAVVSTVNWTLVAEKMGTRSRIQCRYKWNRMKGINQDK comes from the coding sequence atgaaagaaaatcaacatGAGAGTGGAGCACATGCTTTACTAAAATTGGGCACTAAACGAGAAAATGACAATGATAATGAGGCTGCCCAAAATAACCATATCAACGATGCAGTTGAAGCAGCAGTGATGAAATATGTGGGAGGGACCTTGGGTAGTCATGATTctaaaaagaagagaaaacaTGATGCTGACGATTATGCATTTGCTCAATGGACAGGTTTTCTTGATGATAACTTTATGAACGAAGCATCATCTGATGCAGTTGCTCCTTCATCAACACCAccgaaaaagaagaaaaagaaagataaaaagaaagacaaggaaaaagacaaagagaagaagaaagacaaggaaaagaagaaagaaaagaaaaagaagaaagaaaagaaaaagaagaaagaaaagaaaaaggataAAAAGgataaaaagaagaagaagaaacacCGCCATCGCGATCACGACGAGCATGCTAAGAATGAAGAGGGACCAGAACAAGGAGACGAATTAACAAGGCATATTGAGGTTGAAGATAGTGCTGTCAAAGAAAATGCAGATACAGGATATGCGGCTGACAGAAATACAGTTGAAAAGAGTACAGAGGAAAGGAATATAAAAGTCAGAAATGTAGATCAAGGGAACACACGTGCCGGCCCCACAGTTGAGGaaaagaatcaatttcatgATATCGATGAAGCACAAagtaaattgattgaagcTGCCATTCAGAATGCTCATGGATTAACTcatgaattgaatgaagCTCAAGAACAGAGAATATTAGAAGCTGCCAATGAAGTTGTTGCCTCAGAATCATTTTTAAACAATGATATTACTTTGCCAAATATGGGATCTCAATCGAATTTCTCCTTTACATTAAACACTTTCCCAGTCCCAGTAACAGCAACCCAAGATGAGACGAAAACTAGAAAAAGAGATATACCCAAAGAACCACACAAGTTACCTGAATATGATTTCAGCACATTATCAGATGTTCAAACTTTGACAAAAGATATATACAAAAAGACATTAGAGTGGTATAATCAGAATGTAAAACCAGAAGATAGAAAGAAACCACGTGCGTTTTCACCCGAAGAAGAATCATATTTAGATTATTATCTTGCTGGGTATTGTCATTTAACCAAAATGAATAGAGAAGACCTTTGTCAAAGAGTGTGGGCATCAGGGGTAATCAAAGATGGATTTTGGAGAAACATATATAAAGTATTTTCTTATCGTTCGGTTTCATCAGTTTATAAACATGTTCGAAGAAAATTCCACATTTTCGATGTTCGAGCAAAATGGACTAAATCCGAtgatgaacaattgaaacaattgacATTGACATATCCAAGTAAATGGAAACAGATTGGTGAACTTATGGGAAGAATGCCTGAAGATTGTCGTGATCGTTATAGAAATTATTTGGTTGTTGGTGAGAATAGGAAAAAAAGTAATTGGACCCAAGACGAGGTGGACAAATTGATGGCTATTGTTGATGAGCAATTGGCTGTTGTATCTACTGTGAACTGGACACTTGTTGCTGAAAAAATGGGGACACGGTCTCGTATCCAATGTCGCTATAAATGGAACAGAATGAAAGGCATTAATCAAGATAAATAA
- the YMX6 gene encoding Ymx6p (Putative NADH dehydrogenase; macrophage-downregulated gene; induced by nitric oxide; rat catheter biofilm induced), translated as MRSAIKPIIIRNLGWRTHAQTHFHTLVGFRFCYIRWAYFEFQLLLFDFLLPSKGPQNLNIINTDYKKKSFLSTSFSLLLSYRRITFSNKKNTMSSKTVPRFPIIRKFFKYTLSGVALTVVGGTSFIAYKVYQESQPVDQIKQSPYFPNGQPKKSIVILGSGWGAVSLLKNIDTSLYNVSVVSPRNYFLFTPLLPSVPTGTVDMRSIIEPIRSMIRRCRGEVNYYEAEAIGIDPVNNKLTIQQSTTVHSGHSGDDTSSNDPKIHQEHKMEHITTELNYDYLVVGVGAQPSTFGIPGVAEHSTFVKEVRDSIKIKKKIIDLIEAANLLPVGDPDRKRLLHIVVCGGGPTGVEAAGEIQDYIDQDLKKWMPQIAKDMKVSLVESQPVVLHTFSSELVEYTNHIFKDTNINLVTNSRIVKVDDTHVDVMRKSDKSIDKVPYGMLIWATGNSVRGFTKIIMDKFSEQQTSPRGLLVDDQLKLKGSDNIYALGDCTFTKYAPTAQVAFQQGIYLAHYFEKLQKVEKLRYKIKQDPSISEVYVHRLQRLENSLPKFVYNYRGSLAYIGSEKAVADLAVGSWSNLSSGGNLTFLFWRSAYIMMCLSIKNQVLVCFDWIKVYLFGRDCSRE; from the coding sequence ATGCGCAGTGCGATAAAGCCGATAATTATCCGAAATCTAGGATGGCGCACCCACGCACAGACGCATTTCCATACATTAGTGGGTTTTAGGTTTTGTTATATCCGATGGGCATATTTcgaatttcaattattgcTCTTTGACTTTCTACTTCCTTCTAAAGGTCCACAAAAtctaaatataataaacacagattataaaaaaaaactgtttCTTTctacttctttttctttacttCTTTCTTATAGAAGAATCAccttttcaaataaaaagaacACCATGTCATCTAAAACTGTTCCTCGATTTCCGATTATtcgaaaattttttaaatatacCTTATCTGGTGTGGCATTAACTGTGGTTGGTGGAACTTCCTTTATTGCTTATAAAGTATATCAAGAATCACAACCAGTTgatcaaatcaaacaatcaCCATATTTCCCTAATGGACAACCTAAAAAATCTATTGTCATTTTAGGATCCGGTTGGGGTGCTGTTTctcttttgaaaaatattgatactAGTTTATATAACGTATCGGTGGTATcaccaagaaattattTCCTTTTCACGCCATTATTACCTAGTGTCCCAACTGGTACGGTTGATATGagatcaattattgaacCTATTAGATCAATGATTAGAAGATGTCGTGGAGAAGTGAATTATTATGAAGCAGAAGCAATTGGTATTGATCCAGTGAATAACAAATTAAcaattcaacaatcaacaacGGTTCATTCAGGACATTCTGGAGATGATACGTCATCCAACGACCCTAAGATCCATCAAGAACATAAAATGGAACATATCACTACTGAGTTAAACTATGATTATTTGGTGGTTGGTGTTGGTGCACAACCATCCACTTTTGGTATCCCTGGGGTGGCTGAACATTCAACATTTGTTAAAGAAGTACGCgattcaattaaaattaaaaagaaaattatcGATTTAATTGAAGCTGCCAATTTATTACCAGTTGGTGATCCTGATCGTAAACGTTTATTacatattgttgtttgtggAGGTGGACCAACTGGGGTAGAAGCTGCCGGAGAAATCCAAGATTATATTGatcaagatttgaaaaaatggaTGCCACAAATTGCCAAAGATATGAAAGTATCATTAGTAGAAAGTCAACCAGTAGTTTTACACACTTTTAGTTCCGAATTAGTCGAATATACCAACCACATATTCAAAGATaccaatatcaatttaGTCACCAATTCAAGAATCGTTAAAGTTGATGATACTCATGTTGATGTTATGCGGAAAAGTGATAAATCAATCGATAAAGTACCTTATGGAATGCTTATTTGGGCCACTGGGAATTCTGTACGTGGATTCACCAAAATTATAATGGATAAATTTAGTGAACAACAAACTAGTCCTCGTGGATTATTAGTTGACgatcaattaaaattaaaaggGTCCGATAATATTTATGCTTTGGGTGATTGTACATTTACTAAATATGCTCCAACTGCTCAAGTAGCTTTCCAACAAGGGATATATTTAGCACATTATTTTGagaaattacaaaaagttgaaaaattacgatacaaaatcaaacaagaTCCTTCAATTAGTGAAGTTTACGTACATAGATTACAACGATTAGAAAACTCCTTACCgaaatttgtttataattataGAGGTTCTTTGGCTTATATTGGGTCAGAAAAAGCCGTGGCAGATTTAGCGGTTGGGTCTTGGTCTAATCTTTCTTCTGGTGGTAATTTgacatttttattttggaGATCAGCTTATATAATGATGTGtttatcaatcaaaaatcaagttttggtttgttttgattggataaaagtttatttatttggtaGAGATTGTTCTAGAGAGTAG
- the SAP4 gene encoding Sap4p (Secreted aspartyl proteinase; sap4,5,6 mutant defective in protein utilization for nitrogen; virulence role complicated by URA3 effects; expressed during mucosal and systemic infections; N-glycosylated; rat catheter, Spider biofilm induced), with amino-acid sequence MFLQNILSVLAFALLIDAAPVKRSTGFVTLDFNVKRSLVDPKDPTVEVKRSPLFLDIEPTEIPVDDTGRNDVGKRGPVAVKLDNEIITYSADITIGSNNQKLSVIVDTGSSDLWVPDSNAVCIPKWPGDRGDFCKNNGSYSPAASSTSKNLNTPFEIKYADGSVAQGNLYQDTVGIGGVSVRDQLFANVRSTSAHKGILGIGFQSNEATRTPYDNLPITLKKQGIISKNAYSLFLNSPEASSGQIIFGGIDKAKYSGSLVDLPITSDRTLSVGLRSVNVMGQNVNVNAGVLLDSGTTISYFTPNIARSIIYALGGQVHYDSSGNEAYVADCKTSGTVDFQFDRNLKISVPASEFLYQLYYTNGEPYPKCEIRVRESEDNILGDNFMRSAYIVYDLDDRKISMAQVKYTSQSNIVAIN; translated from the coding sequence ATGTTCTTACAAAATATCTTGAGTGTTCTTGCTTTCgctttattaattgatgcTGCTCCAGTTAAAAGATCTACAGGGTTTGTTACCTTAGACTTTAATGTCAAAAGATCCCTTGTTGATCCAAAAGATCCAACTGTCGAAGTTAAAAGATCACCTTTATTTTTAGATATTGAGCCCACAGAAATTCCCGTCGACGATACTGGTAGAAATGATGTGGGCAAAAGAGGACCTGTTGCAGTTAAATTGGacaatgaaattattactTATTCTGCTGATATTACGATTGGTTCAAATAACCAAAAACTTAGCGTTATTGTTGACACTGGCTCTTCTGACTTGTGGGTTCCAGATTCAAATGCCGTTTGTATTCCAAAATGGCCTGGTGACAGAGGAGACTTCTGTAAGAATAACGGTTCCTATTCTCCAGCTGCTTCTAGCACTtccaaaaatttgaatactccttttgaaatcaaatatgCCGATGGTTCTGTTGCACAAGGTAACTTGTATCAAGATACCGTTGGTATTGGTGGTGTTTCTGTTAGAGATCAATTATTTGCTAACGTTAGGTCTACTAGTGCTCATAAAGGTATTTTAGGTATTGGTTTTCAAAGCAACGAAGCCACCAGGACTCCTTACGACAATCTTCCTATtactttgaaaaaacaagGCATTATTTCTAAAAATGCTTATTCCCTTTTCCTTAACTCTCCTGAAGCTTCTTCTGgacaaattatttttggtgGTATTGACAAGGCCAAGTATAGCGGCTCTTTAGTTGATTTGCCAATTACTTCTGATAGAACATTAAGTGTCGGTTTAAGATCTGTCAATGTTATGGGACAAAATGTCAATGTCAACGCTGGTGTCCTCTTAGATTCTGGTACTACTATCAGTTATTTCACTCCAAATATTGCTCGTAGCATTATCTATGCCTTAGGTGGTCAAGTGCATTATGATTCTTCTGGTAATGAAGCTTATGTTGCTGATTGTAAAACTTCAGGTACCGTTGATTTCCAATTCGATAGAAACCTCAAGATTTCCGTTCCTGCTTCGGAATTCCTTTACCAATTATATTACACTAATGGTGAACCTTATCCAAAATGTGAAATTCGTGTTCGTGAAAGTGAAGATAATATTCTTGGTGACAACTTCATGAGATCAGCTTACATTGTCTACGATTTGGATGATAGAAAGATCTCCATGGCTCAAGTTAAATACACTTCCCAGTCTAACATTGTTGCTATTAATTAG
- a CDS encoding uncharacterized protein (Predicted ORF from Assembly 19; removed from Assembly 20; subsequently reinstated in Assembly 21 and merged with orf19.1020 based on comparative genome analysis), whose amino-acid sequence MKFSISLDQFLQYYNEHGKHPELLKSSQFDSNKIIDSLASNINDSSNQLQLPPPQEVNINDLELDVENLPQCMPPANQEEYENYLMMKKIHHDNFLREVNEKGLRLKNQMTDSTQPPFDSSRSSIEFLRMMGK is encoded by the coding sequence ATGAAGTTCAGCATCTCCTTagatcaatttcttcagtACTATAATGAACATGGGAAGCATCCTGAACTTTTGAAGTCATCacaatttgattcaaataaaataatagaCTCATTAGCAAGTAATATAAATGATTCAAGTAACCAACTACAATTACCACCACCGCAAGAAGTAAACATTAATGATCTAGAACTTGATGTTGAAAACCTACCTCAATGTATGCCACCAGCAAATCAAGAAGAATATGAAAACTAtttaatgatgaagaaaatcCATCATGATAATTTCCTTCGAGAAGTCAATGAAAAGGGTTTAcgattgaaaaatcaaatgacGGATTCAACACAACCTCCATTTGATTCATCTCGATCTAGTATTGAATTTCTTAGAATGATGGGGAAATAA
- a CDS encoding uncharacterized protein (Has domain(s) with predicted zinc ion binding activity and role in intracellular protein transport, vesicle-mediated transport) — protein MSSNGHKTKSIKSETNSSYTVHSLDQQQASICDNLQQAKFELEPVHLQFSLSNKLNKLLVSSNIMYILLTNVVYKIDLXNPSQVENYALPGKVTNAWLNPNGQTLIVQIEKQAYYTLEKKVFKLLKFKNIEVTSIAFSNHNMVVGTKDGIIYVYEKSLKQVYKVDSPVQGVMFSNDYSQINVLANSLYTWDCFDTSYVELQKVFKQTAPVIKSINPPGIFTSNPQNYVYISSDNEIITNDEEMQLDRVDEEFSQIALTPHHLIGIEGNSLKIYNKLNKQLQELSLSENKIRGIAVDNLFNTYWVYTKNSIYEFVIENESISVWYDYYKMGKYSEALKYLDEDDEANFSKRDLVLIKQGYDYLQRGGFGISSDDLSLQIQGIQILAKSTEPFEKVCLMLLNHKQSDALLIEYLLAKLNKKNKVRXIVLSAWIIELMVRNDDSRVYEFIKTNYKLLDRPTMYQILNSEKLIFYAELIEDYNFILKYYIDKKNWTLAVKTLIKLYTKGDIELVYENATILLMNYPKVTETWLKLDLEYEKLLPALLKHQEQAIHFLQQVIMDKHYKKNKQLNNAYLCLLITKPGTDKQIIKFINFTSNFDTNFILRLCISHEKFHPAVLIYIEIGLFDQALELALKHDLTSLAEFILNKYDEDKQVEGIKLEDANYNVKRKLWLKFAKYLIDKSDDLNETLHHHINNVSMLDLKDLLPLFPETISINNFKDEIVESLNEYNKRIVHLSLDMNNSSEHLREMKKKVIYNKKKTNVAIIEPGEPCRKCGKLLVQKNFVYFPNCHHAFHXECMKKNQCLLCNDFLNL, from the coding sequence ATGTCATCCAACGGGCATAAAACCAAATCTATAAAGTCGGAAACCAATTCGTCATATACAGTTCATTCATTAGATCAACAACAGGCGTCAATATGTGATAATCTACAACAAGCCAAATTTGAATTAGAGCCGGTACATTTGCAGTTTAGTTTATCGAATAAACTTAACAAGCTATTGGTRTCAAGCAATATAATGTATATCCTATTAACCAATGTTGTTTATAAGATTGATTTGGRTAATCCTTCACAGGTGGAGAATTATGCGTTGCCTGGTAAAGTAACGAATGCTTGGTTGAATCCAAATGGTCAAACTTTGATTGTGCAAATTGAGAAACAGGCGTACTATACACTTGAAAAGAAAGTatttaaattgttgaaattcaaaaatatagAAGTCACATCTATTGCATTTTCYAATCACAATATGGTGGTGGGGACAAAAGACGGGATAATCTACGTTTatgaaaaatcattaaaacaGGTCTACAAAGTCGATTCTCCAGTACAAGGAGTAATGTTTTCCAATGATTATTCTCAAATCAATGTTTTAGCAAACAGTTTRTACACCTGGGATTGTTTTGATACTTCATATGTTGAGTTGCAAAAAGTATTTAAACAAACAGCACCTgttatcaaatcaattaaccCACCTGGGATATTCACGTCAAACCCACAGAACTATGTGTATATATCATCAgataatgaaataataaCCAACGACGAGGAAATGCAATTGGATCGAGTTGATGAGGAGTTTCTGCAAATTGCACTTACACCGCACCATCTTATTGGTATTGAAGGGAATTCTTTAAAGATATATAACAAACTTAACAAGCAATTGCAAGAGTTGAGCCTTTCTGAGAACAAAATACGAGGAATCGCCGTGGATAACTTATTCAACACCTATTGGGTGTACACCAAAAACTCTATCTACGAGTTTGTTATTGAAAACGAGTCAATCCTGGTTTGGTATGATTATTACAAAATGGGAAAATATTCAGAGgcattgaaatatttggatgaagatgatgaggCAAATTTTCTGAAACGTGATTTAGTTTTGATTAAGCAGGGGTATGATTATTTACAACGTGGTGGATTTGGAATACTGTCGGATGACTTGAGTTTACAGATACAGGGGATTCAAATATTGGCAAAACTGACTGARccatttgaaaaagtttgCTTGATGTTACTTAACCATAAACAATCTGATGCTTTACTCATTGAATATTTGTTGGccaaattgaataaaaagaataaagtCCGARTRATTGTGTTGTCAGCTTggattattgaattgatgGTGAGAAATGATGATTCGAGAGTTTATGAATTCATTAAAACCAATTATAAGCTACTYGATCGTCCTACAATgtatcaaatattgaattctgagaaattgattttctaTGCCgaattgattgaagattataatttcattttaaaGTATTACATtgataaaaagaattggacATTAGCGGTTAAAACATTAATAAAACTTTACACTAAAGGAGATATTGAATTAGTTTATGAAAATGCCACTATTTTGTTAATGAACTACCCAAAAGTGACTGAAACGTGGTTAAAACTTGATTTGGAATATGAGAAACTTTTACCGGCACTTTTGAAGCACCAAGAGCAAGCAATTCATTTCTTACAACAAGTCATTATGGATAAACACtacaagaaaaacaaacagTTAAACAATGCTTATTTGTGTTTATTAATTACAAAACCAGGTActgataaacaaataataaaattYATTAATTTCACATCCAATTTTGATACCAATTTCATTCTTCGGTTATGTATATCTCACGAAAAATTTCATCCTGCGGTATTRATTTACATTGAAATTGGSTTATTTGATCAAGCCTTAGAACTTGCCCTTAAACACGATTTGACTAGTCTTGCTGAATTTATATTGAACAAGTACGACGAGGACAAACAAGTAGAGGGAATTAAACTTGAAGATGCAAATTATAATGTCAAGAGAAAACTTTGGTTAAAATTTGCTAAATATYTAATCGACAAACTGGATGACTTGAATGAAACATTACATCATCACATCAACAATGTTTCAATGCTTGATTTGAAAGACCTTTTGCCATTATTTCCGGAAACGATActgattaataattttaaagaCGAGATAGTTGAATCACTAAATGAGTAYAATAAACGAATTGTTCATTTGTCGTTAGATATGAATAACTCGTCTGAGCATTTGCGggaaatgaagaaaaaagtgatttataacaaaaagaaaacaaatgtGGCCATAATAGAACCAGGTGAACCGTGTCGCAAATGTGGCAAATTRTTAGTACAAAAGAACTTTGTTTATTTCCCAAATTGCCATCATGCGTTCCAYAAKGAGTGTATGAAAAAGAACCAATGTTTATTATgtaatgattttttgaatttatag
- the SAP1 gene encoding aspartyl protease SAP1 (Secreted aspartyl proteinase; acts in utilization of protein as nitrogen source; assessment of virulence role complicated by URA3 effects; regulated by growth phase, alpha-pheromone; produced by opaque cells) produces the protein MFLKNIFIALAIALLVDASPAKRSPGFVTLDFDVIKTPVNATGQEGKVKRQAIPVTLNNEHVSYAADITIGSNKQKFNVIVDTGSSDLWVPDASVTCDKPRPGQSADFCKGKGIYTPKSSTTSQNLGTPFYIGYGDGSSSQGTLYKDTVGFGGASITKQVFADITKTSIPQGILGIGYKTNEAAGDYDNVPVTLKNQGVIAKNAYSLYLNSPNAATGQIIFGGVDKAKYSGSLIAVPVTSDRELRITLNSLKAVGKNINGNIDVLLDSGTTITYLQQDVAQDIIDAFQAELKSDGQGHTFYVTDCQTSGTVDFNFDNNAKISVPASEFTAPLSYANGQPYPKCQLLLGISDANILGDNFLRSAYLVYDLDDDKISLAQVKYTSASNIAALT, from the coding sequence ATGTTTttaaagaatatttttattgctCTTGCTATTGCTTTATTAGTTGATGCTTCTCCAGCTAAAAGATCCCCAGGTTTTGTCACTTTAGACTTTGATGTCATTAAAACTCCTGTTAATGCTACTGGTCAAGAAGGTAAAGTTAAAAGACAAGCCATTCCAGTTACTTTAAATAATGAACACGTTAGTTATGCTGCTGACATCACTATTGGTTCCAATAAACAAAAGTTTaatgttattgttgatactGGATCTTCTGATTTATGGGTTCCTGATGCTTCTGTTACTTGTGATAAACCTCGTCCTGGTCAATCAGCAGATTTCTGTAAAGGGAAAGGTATTTACACTCCAAAATCTTCTACCACTTCTCAAAATTTGGGTACTCCATTCTATATTGGTTATGGTGATGGTAGTTCCTCTCAAGGCACTTTGTATAAAGATACTGTTGGTTTTGGTGGTGCTTCAATCACAAAGCAAGTCTTTGCCGATATCACCAAGACTTCTATTCCTCAAGGGATTTTAGGTATTGGTTATAAAACCAATGAGGCTGCTGGTGATTATGATAATGTTCCAGTTACTTTGAAGAACCAAGGAGTTATTGCCAAGAATGCTTATTCACTTTATCTCAACTCTCCCAATGCTGCCACTGGACAAATCATTTTTGGTGGGGTTGACAAAGCTAAATACAGTGGTTCATTGATTGCTGTTCCTGTCACTTCTGATAGAGAATTAAGAATCACTTTGAATTCTCTCAAAGCTGTTGGcaaaaatatcaatggTAATATCGATGTTCTTTTAGATTCTGGTACCACAATTACTTATCTTCAACAAGATGTTGCTCAAGATATTATTGATGCCTTCCAAGCTGAATTGAAACTGGACGGTCAAGGTCATACTTTCTATGTTACTGATTGTCAAACTTCTGGAACtgttgatttcaattttgacAACAACGCCAAGATTTCTGTTCCAGCTTCTGAGTTTACTGCTCCGTTGAGCTACGCTAACGGTCAACCTTATCCAAAATGTCAACTTCTTTTAGGTATTAGTGATGCTAATATTCTTGGTGATAACTTTTTGAGATCAGCTTACCTTGTTTATGATTtggatgatgataaaatttCTTTAGCTCAAGTTAAATACACTTCTGCTTCAAACATTGCTGCTCTTACCTAG
- a CDS encoding uncharacterized protein (Predicted membrane transporter, member of the monocarboxylate porter (MCP) family, major facilitator superfamily (MFS); ketoconazole or caspofungin repressed; Spider biofilm induced) — MTNTISSFESVELTAVSLRHQIQFRPEDESSSDSLTPIATVTEDDSSIEYPEGGLKAYSVILGSFLGLIVNLGLINSIGAIQAYVSTHQLSNLKATSISWIFSIYLSLAYAGGIITGPIFDKRGPLEILIAATAFIFLGLMGAAQSVEIWQFILSFISLGIGSGLGTTPLIVVISHWFCKKSGSFTGFATSGGSIGGLIFPLMLRHTYNVYGYVWAIRILAFMSLGCMVCSIFLVKERFHKVKTEVIAQQTQKTKFSIQVLMNKLKSVNASDFKYIYVILGAFFAELSLILLVTYFPSYAIAQGASESTSLLLLTVWNATGILGRWIPGFVSDIYGRYNVYVFMLILYCLCIFVLLYPFGSSEKILYAFAGVGGYCSGSILGLLPACLSQITPVNEIGTKYGILNAVLSLANLFGIPIAASIIKDGTPKEYNNFVVLVGCLAVAGTLFWYFSRVAISGFKLNIKV; from the coding sequence ATGACCAACACCATATCTTCATTTGAAAGTGTTGAGCTTACTGCTGTTTCCTTAAGACATCAAATCCAATTCCGTCCAGAAGATGAACTGTCCAGCGATTCACTAACTCCCATTGCCACAGTCACCGAGGATGATAGCTCTATAGAATATCCTGAAGGTGGATTAAAAGCTTATTCAGTCATACTTGGATCATTCCTAGGATTAATAGTTAATCTAGGGTTGATCAATTCTATTGGGGCCATTCAAGCATATGTCTCTACACATCAATTACTGAATTTAAAAGCTACTTCTATATCCTGGATTTtctcaatttatttatcattaGCTTATGCTGGTGGGATCATTACTGGACCAATTTTCGATAAACGTGGACCTTTAGAAATATTAATTGCTGCCACGGCATTTATTTTCCTTGGATTAATGGGGGCAGCACAAAGTGTGGAAATTTGGCAATTTATATTGAGTTTTATAAGTTTAGGGATAGGTAGTGGATTAGGGACAACTccattaattgttgttattagtCATTGGTTTTGTAAGAAAAGTGGTAGTTTTACAGGGTTTGCTACAAGTGGTGGGTCAATTGGAGGGTTGATTTTCCCATTAATGTTGAGACACACCTATAATGTGTATGGATACGTTTGGGCAATTAGAATCTTAGCATTCATGTCTTTGGGTTGTATGGTgtgttcaatttttttagttaAAGAACGATTCCATAAAGTGAAAACTGAAGTTATTGCCCAACAAAcacaaaaaacaaaatttctGATTCAAGTTTTgatgaacaaattgaaatcgGTTAATGCTAGTGATTTCAAATACATTTATGTAATATTAGGGGCGTTTTTCGCAGAATTGtcattgattttgttggttACTTATTTCCCTTCTTATGCAATTGCTCAAGGTGCTTCAGAGTCGACGtctttgttgttattgacCGTTTGGAACGCCACGGGTATTTTAGGAAGATGGATACCTGGATTTGTGTCTGACATTTATGGTAGATATAATGTTTATGTTTTCATGTTAATATTGTATTGTCTTTGCATATTTGTGTTATTGTATCCATTTGGTTCAAGTGAGAAAATATTGTATGCATTTGCTGGTGTCGGTGGTTATTGTTCTGGTTCTATACTTGGTTTATTACCAGCATGCTTATCCCAAATTACTCCAGTTAATGAAATCGGTACCAAATATGGGATTCTCAATGCAGTATTATCCTTAGCAAACTTGTTTGGTATACCTATTGCTGCTTCAATTATTAAGGATGGTACACCCAAGGagtataataattttgtcGTCTTGGTTGGTTGTTTGGCTGTTGCTGGTACATTGTTTTGGTATTTTAGTAGAGTAGCCATTCTGGGTTTCAAACTAAACATCAAGGTGTGA